Proteins from a single region of Streptococcus mitis:
- a CDS encoding tyrosine-type recombinase/integrase, which produces MDYKLISTYLDYCKTHKRLSSHTIRAYKNDLMQFYNSDYDNVESYIEQLTQSNIKTNTLRRKIACMKVFYNYLKYQNIIEENPFNQFRFQFRTEKVLPKTIPYDILKSIFIYLEQKVIVSKTDYQKQHAERNLLIISLLLSTGIRISELCHIHLKDINLSNKTLHIIGKGKKERILFLGDQKTFNLLETYINKTKNEPNDFLFPGKHSPKPLSEQSVRLILKRIVEQNSLSKTITPHMFRHSFATMLLDSDVDIRYIQQILGHSSISITQIYTHVSHSKQKEILSSFNPVSVIHSEIE; this is translated from the coding sequence ATGGATTATAAACTTATTTCTACTTACTTAGATTATTGCAAAACTCATAAGCGTTTGAGTTCACACACGATTCGCGCTTATAAGAATGATCTTATGCAATTTTATAACTCAGACTATGATAATGTCGAATCCTATATAGAACAATTGACACAATCTAACATAAAAACGAATACATTAAGAAGAAAAATTGCTTGTATGAAGGTGTTTTATAACTATCTAAAATACCAAAACATAATTGAAGAGAATCCCTTCAATCAATTCCGCTTTCAATTTAGAACTGAAAAAGTATTGCCTAAAACGATTCCGTATGACATTCTGAAAAGCATTTTTATATATTTAGAACAGAAAGTAATTGTATCTAAAACTGACTATCAAAAACAACACGCTGAAAGAAATCTACTAATTATTTCACTTTTACTTTCAACAGGCATAAGAATTTCTGAACTTTGCCACATTCATCTCAAAGACATTAATCTTTCCAATAAGACACTCCATATTATAGGAAAGGGTAAGAAAGAACGTATCTTATTTTTAGGAGATCAAAAAACATTCAATTTATTAGAAACATATATAAATAAAACAAAAAATGAACCCAATGATTTCTTGTTCCCAGGGAAACATTCTCCTAAACCATTGTCAGAGCAAAGTGTACGTTTAATTTTAAAGAGAATCGTTGAACAAAATAGCTTATCTAAAACTATTACACCACATATGTTTAGACATAGCTTTGCGACAATGCTTCTAGATAGTGATGTAGATATTCGATATATTCAACAAATTCTTGGACATAGTTCTATATCAATCACACAAATCTATACTCACGTATCTCATTCAAAACAAAAAGAAATACTTAGTTCTTTTAATCCCGTATCAGTAATTCATTCTGAAATCGAGTAA
- a CDS encoding type 11 methyltransferase, with the protein MDKVNPDVVREFYNKHDQIWEINNWYKYSQNSIISFLQKQHYTENILNAGSGGNTYGITSPMIHLDISEEKVKDIEDAVIGNLESSNLFQTNNFDSIICVGSVINYCNSYKVIENFQKWLKEDGDLILEFENSSSFEYLFTDYYDKPMSIVSTHYIDSNHVIYIFSFDYIISLLKLNNFEIIEIAGFHILSSLALRFFNSENFASKFTFLDKFLNKIHYFKKHSANIIIRCKTTSTKV; encoded by the coding sequence ATGGATAAAGTTAATCCTGATGTAGTCAGAGAGTTTTACAATAAACATGATCAAATATGGGAAATAAATAATTGGTATAAATACAGTCAAAACTCTATTATCTCATTTTTGCAAAAACAACACTATACTGAAAATATTTTAAATGCAGGTTCAGGTGGAAATACTTATGGTATCACATCGCCAATGATACACTTGGATATTTCTGAGGAAAAGGTTAAAGATATAGAAGATGCAGTTATTGGAAACTTAGAATCCTCTAATCTTTTTCAGACAAATAATTTTGACTCTATTATTTGTGTTGGCAGTGTAATTAATTATTGCAATTCTTATAAAGTTATAGAAAATTTTCAAAAATGGCTTAAGGAAGATGGAGATTTAATTCTAGAATTTGAAAATAGTAGTTCTTTCGAATATCTTTTCACTGATTATTATGATAAACCTATGTCAATTGTTTCAACACATTACATTGACTCCAATCATGTTATATATATTTTCTCCTTCGATTATATTATTTCCCTTTTGAAGCTAAACAATTTTGAAATTATCGAAATTGCTGGTTTTCATATCTTGAGTTCGCTAGCTCTAAGATTTTTCAATTCTGAAAACTTTGCGAGTAAATTTACATTTCTAGATAAATTTTTAAATAAAATCCATTATTTTAAAAAACATTCTGCTAACATCATTATAAGATGTAAAACAACTAGCACTAAAGTTTAA
- a CDS encoding NADP-dependent oxidoreductase — translation MVVEAIEYSRFGNEEVLDLLKIDSTALDVNQVRVEVHAVGLNPIDYKTFEGAKPLRFLSFITKLRKPSRWFESKSSLFPRGVGRDFSGVITEVGNEVTRFSVGDKVFGTMISDPGLGTKRGALATEICINESEIVLKPEMIDMTHAATMGVAALTVGGAFRRIGLNSRDTVVISAAAGGIGSIAVQYAVAKGATVIGIASKKNAEYLKSLGAIPVSYEENIKKALLSASPTPITKFLDCYGPDYVRLAFSLGLKGTAIGTLVPSPYVMIKGAQFTGPRHSTYDDFSTLAEMVSDGKIQLKIDQVYDFSLKSVREAYRSLKMGHSRGKKVVKVRE, via the coding sequence ATGGTTGTTGAAGCAATAGAGTACAGTCGTTTCGGTAACGAAGAGGTCTTGGATTTGCTGAAGATAGACTCTACAGCCTTGGATGTAAATCAGGTGAGAGTAGAAGTTCATGCTGTTGGTTTAAATCCTATTGATTATAAAACTTTTGAGGGAGCGAAACCCCTTCGATTTCTATCTTTTATAACGAAATTAAGGAAACCAAGTCGTTGGTTTGAATCTAAATCATCTTTATTTCCAAGAGGTGTGGGGAGAGATTTTTCTGGAGTTATTACAGAAGTTGGAAATGAAGTAACTAGGTTTTCAGTAGGAGATAAGGTGTTTGGAACAATGATTAGCGATCCTGGTTTGGGAACTAAGAGGGGAGCTTTAGCAACAGAAATTTGTATCAATGAATCAGAAATTGTATTGAAACCAGAGATGATCGACATGACTCACGCAGCTACTATGGGAGTAGCTGCTCTAACTGTGGGTGGGGCTTTTAGAAGAATCGGTTTAAATTCAAGAGATACTGTTGTTATTTCAGCTGCAGCAGGAGGTATTGGAAGTATTGCAGTACAGTATGCAGTTGCTAAGGGGGCGACAGTGATTGGAATAGCAAGTAAGAAAAATGCAGAGTATCTGAAGTCTTTAGGTGCTATACCAGTAAGTTACGAAGAGAATATCAAGAAGGCTCTTCTATCAGCTAGTCCAACGCCTATTACAAAATTTTTGGATTGTTATGGACCTGATTATGTTAGATTGGCTTTTAGTTTAGGCTTGAAGGGGACAGCTATTGGGACATTAGTACCTTCACCCTATGTTATGATAAAAGGTGCTCAGTTTACTGGTCCGAGACATTCCACATATGATGATTTTAGCACTTTAGCTGAAATGGTCTCAGACGGGAAGATTCAGCTGAAAATTGATCAAGTGTATGACTTTTCTCTAAAGTCAGTTAGAGAAGCCTATCGTAGTCTGAAAATGGGACACAGTCGAGGCAAAAAAGTCGTAAAAGTAAGAGAGTAG
- a CDS encoding TetR/AcrR family transcriptional regulator, translating into MESLEQKYAQTLEVSNLSLKQRRVLLSSLKLFSEIGFENTTSSLIAERAGVSEGTVFSYFKTKEGILEAILSTFLEQVIPEVIADFSEKKFTVDQETFPFFLKSIVRDRLFFIQENQMHVKILLGRSFIDKNLSIQLGNIIVQSIIEPISPVLNQFKEKGLILNWSNERIVRYILALSFSYLIPMMLNDEGTINIDEAVDEIVECLSSALMKVK; encoded by the coding sequence ATGGAAAGTTTAGAACAAAAGTATGCTCAGACGTTAGAAGTTAGCAACTTGAGCTTGAAACAACGTCGAGTATTATTATCAAGCTTAAAATTATTCTCAGAAATTGGATTTGAGAATACAACGTCCAGCCTTATTGCCGAACGAGCTGGAGTGTCAGAAGGAACTGTTTTTAGTTACTTTAAAACAAAGGAAGGTATTTTAGAAGCCATTTTATCTACTTTTCTAGAACAGGTTATTCCAGAAGTAATTGCGGATTTCTCAGAAAAAAAATTCACAGTAGATCAAGAAACTTTTCCCTTCTTTTTAAAAAGTATTGTTCGAGATAGGCTCTTTTTCATTCAGGAGAATCAAATGCATGTTAAAATTCTCTTGGGGCGTTCTTTTATTGATAAAAATCTTTCTATCCAGTTAGGAAATATTATTGTTCAATCTATAATAGAACCAATTAGCCCTGTTTTAAATCAATTTAAAGAAAAAGGACTTATTCTAAATTGGTCAAATGAAAGAATTGTTCGTTACATCTTAGCATTGAGTTTTTCTTATCTTATTCCCATGATGTTGAATGATGAAGGAACTATAAACATAGATGAAGCAGTTGATGAGATTGTTGAATGTTTGTCATCTGCTCTAATGAAAGTAAAATAA
- the gdhA gene encoding NADP-specific glutamate dehydrogenase, translating into MTSAKEYIQSVFETVKARNGHEAEFLQAVEEFFNTLEPVFEKHPEYIEENILARITEPERVISFRVPWVDRDGNIQVNRGYRVQFNSAVGPYKGGLRFHPTVNQGILKFLGFEQIFKNVLTGLPIGGGKGGSDFDPKGKTDAEVMRFCQSFMTELQKHIGPSLDVPAGDIGVGGREIGYLYGQYKRLNQFDAGVLTGKPLGFGGSLIRPEATGYGLVYYTEEMLKANGNSFAGKKVVISGSGNVAQYALQKATELGATVISVSDSNGYVIDENGIDFDLLVDVKEKRRARLTEYAAEKATATYHEGSVWTYAGNYDIALPCATQNEINGEAAKRLVGQGVICVSEGANMPSDLDAIKVYKENGIFYGPAKAANAGGVAVSALEMSQNSLRLSWTREEVDGRLKDIMTNIFNTAKTTSETYGLDKDYLAGANIAAFENVANAMIAQGIV; encoded by the coding sequence ATGACATCTGCTAAAGAATATATCCAAAGCGTGTTTGAAACTGTAAAAGCTCGTAACGGGCACGAGGCTGAATTCCTCCAAGCTGTTGAAGAATTTTTTAACACTTTGGAACCTGTATTTGAAAAACACCCTGAGTACATTGAAGAAAATATCTTGGCACGCATTACTGAGCCAGAGCGCGTGATTTCTTTCCGTGTTCCTTGGGTTGACCGTGATGGAAACATTCAAGTTAACCGCGGCTACCGTGTTCAATTCAACTCAGCTGTTGGACCATACAAAGGCGGACTTCGTTTCCACCCAACTGTTAACCAAGGGATCTTGAAATTCCTCGGATTTGAACAAATCTTTAAAAACGTCTTGACTGGACTTCCTATCGGTGGAGGTAAAGGGGGATCAGACTTCGATCCTAAAGGTAAAACAGATGCTGAAGTGATGCGCTTCTGCCAAAGCTTCATGACTGAATTGCAAAAACACATCGGACCATCACTAGACGTACCTGCTGGTGATATCGGTGTTGGTGGACGTGAAATCGGTTATCTTTACGGTCAATACAAACGCCTTAACCAATTTGATGCTGGTGTCTTGACTGGTAAACCTCTTGGATTTGGTGGTAGCTTGATTCGTCCAGAAGCAACTGGTTACGGTTTGGTTTACTATACTGAAGAAATGCTCAAAGCTAACGGTAACAGCTTTGCTGGTAAGAAAGTGGTTATTTCAGGTTCTGGTAACGTTGCTCAATACGCTCTTCAAAAAGCAACTGAACTCGGTGCAACTGTTATCTCTGTATCTGACTCAAACGGCTATGTCATCGATGAAAATGGTATCGACTTCGATCTTTTGGTTGATGTTAAAGAAAAACGTCGCGCTCGTTTGACTGAGTATGCAGCTGAGAAAGCAACTGCTACTTATCATGAAGGTTCTGTATGGACTTACGCTGGAAACTACGATATCGCTCTTCCATGTGCTACTCAAAACGAAATCAACGGTGAAGCTGCTAAACGCTTGGTTGGTCAAGGAGTTATCTGTGTCTCTGAAGGTGCCAACATGCCAAGCGACCTTGATGCCATCAAAGTTTACAAAGAAAATGGTATCTTCTACGGACCTGCCAAAGCTGCCAACGCTGGTGGTGTAGCCGTTTCAGCCCTTGAAATGAGCCAAAATAGTCTTCGCCTCTCATGGACTCGTGAAGAAGTTGATGGCCGTCTCAAAGACATCATGACAAACATCTTCAACACAGCTAAAACAACTTCAGAAACATACGGTCTTGATAAAGACTACCTTGCAGGAGCAAACATTGCTGCCTTTGAAAATGTAGCAAACGCTATGATTGCACAAGGTATTGTTTAA
- a CDS encoding dihydroorotate oxidase — protein MVSTKTQIAGFEFDNCLMNAAGVACMTIAELEGVKNSAAGTFVTKTATLDFRQGNPEPRYQDVPLGSINSMGLPNKGLDYYLDYLLDLQEKEPNRTFFLSLVGMSPEETHTILKKVQESDFRGLTELNLSCPNVPGKPQIAYDFETTDRILAEVFAYFTKPLGIKLPPYFDIVHFDQAAAIFNKYPLKFVNCVNSIGNGLYIEDESVVIRPKNGFGGIGGEYIKPTALANVHAFYQRLNPQIQIIGTGGVLTGRDAFEHILCGASMVQVGTTLHKEGFGAFDRITNELKAIMEEKGYESLEDFRGKLRYID, from the coding sequence ATGGTATCAACGAAAACACAAATTGCTGGTTTTGAGTTTGACAATTGTTTGATGAATGCAGCAGGTGTGGCTTGTATGACGATAGCGGAGTTAGAGGGTGTTAAAAACTCAGCGGCAGGAACTTTTGTCACAAAGACAGCGACCTTGGACTTCCGTCAGGGAAATCCTGAGCCACGCTATCAAGATGTTCCGCTTGGCTCCATCAACTCTATGGGTTTGCCGAATAAGGGCTTAGACTATTATTTGGACTACCTCTTGGATCTGCAGGAAAAAGAGCCGAACCGAACTTTCTTCTTATCTCTAGTCGGTATGTCTCCAGAGGAAACCCATACTATCTTGAAAAAGGTCCAAGAGAGTGATTTTCGTGGTCTGACTGAGCTAAACCTCTCCTGTCCAAATGTTCCAGGTAAACCTCAGATTGCCTATGATTTTGAGACAACAGACCGGATTTTGGCAGAGGTATTTGCCTATTTCACCAAACCTCTAGGAATTAAATTGCCACCATATTTTGACATTGTTCACTTTGACCAAGCGGCAGCTATTTTCAACAAGTATCCGCTCAAGTTTGTCAACTGTGTTAACTCTATCGGAAACGGACTTTATATAGAAGATGAGTCTGTCGTTATTCGTCCTAAAAATGGTTTCGGTGGAATTGGGGGAGAGTACATCAAACCGACTGCTCTAGCCAATGTTCATGCCTTCTACCAACGTCTCAATCCTCAAATCCAAATTATCGGAACAGGTGGCGTGTTGACTGGTCGTGATGCCTTTGAACACATTCTCTGTGGAGCAAGCATGGTGCAGGTGGGAACCACCCTTCATAAAGAAGGTTTCGGTGCTTTTGACCGCATTACCAATGAACTAAAAGCAATTATGGAGGAAAAAGGGTACGAAAGCCTAGAAGATTTCCGTGGGAAATTGCGCTATATTGATTAA
- the holA gene encoding DNA polymerase III subunit delta has translation MLAIEESQKLTLSNLPSLSLFTGTDQGQFEVMKCQVLKQIGYDSADLNFAYFDMKEVVYKDVELELVSLPFFADEKIVILDHFVDITTAKKRFLTDDELKSFEEYLDNPSPTTKLIIFAEGKLDSKRRLIKLLKRDAKVFDAVEAKEQELRQYFQKWSQKQGLQFANHSFENLLIKSGFQFNEIQKNLLFLQSYKEDSVIEEEDIVNAIPKTLQDNIFDLTQFILTKKMDQARDLVRDLTLQGEDEIKLIAVMLGQFRTFTQVKILSESGQTESQIASSLGSFLGRNPNPYQIKFALRDSRGLSLSFLKQAISYLIETDYQIKTGLYEKGFLFEKALLQIASQVN, from the coding sequence ATGCTAGCCATTGAAGAAAGTCAGAAGTTGACTTTATCAAATTTACCGAGCTTGAGCCTTTTTACAGGGACGGATCAGGGTCAGTTTGAAGTTATGAAGTGTCAAGTATTGAAACAGATTGGTTATGATTCTGCCGACCTCAACTTTGCCTACTTTGATATGAAAGAAGTAGTTTACAAGGATGTGGAACTGGAGTTGGTCAGTCTTCCTTTCTTTGCGGATGAAAAAATCGTGATATTAGACCATTTTGTTGATATCACGACTGCTAAAAAACGATTTTTGACAGATGATGAACTCAAGTCGTTTGAGGAATACCTTGACAATCCTTCCCCAACAACCAAGTTGATAATCTTTGCGGAAGGAAAACTGGATAGCAAAAGACGATTGATTAAATTACTGAAGCGTGATGCCAAGGTTTTTGATGCAGTAGAAGCCAAAGAACAAGAATTGCGCCAGTATTTCCAAAAATGGAGTCAGAAACAAGGTTTGCAGTTTGCCAATCATTCTTTTGAAAATCTCCTCATCAAGTCGGGTTTTCAATTTAATGAAATCCAGAAAAATCTTCTCTTTTTACAGTCCTATAAGGAAGATTCTGTTATCGAGGAAGAGGATATTGTCAACGCTATTCCCAAGACCTTACAGGACAATATTTTTGATTTAACTCAGTTTATTCTGACTAAAAAGATGGACCAGGCGCGCGATTTAGTTAGAGACTTGACCTTGCAGGGTGAAGATGAAATCAAGTTGATTGCAGTCATGCTAGGACAATTTCGGACTTTTACTCAGGTGAAAATTTTGTCGGAGTCTGGGCAAACAGAATCGCAGATTGCAAGTAGTCTAGGAAGTTTTCTGGGACGCAATCCTAATCCCTATCAAATCAAGTTTGCGCTAAGGGATTCGCGAGGACTTTCCTTGAGCTTTTTAAAGCAAGCTATTTCTTATTTGATTGAGACAGACTATCAGATTAAGACAGGTCTTTATGAAAAAGGTTTCCTTTTTGAAAAGGCACTCTTACAGATTGCTAGTCAGGTAAATTGA
- the sodA gene encoding superoxide dismutase SodA produces the protein MAIILPDLPYAYDALEPYIDAETMHLHHDKHHQTYVNNANAALEKHPEIGEDLEALLADVESIPADIRQALINNGGGHLNHALFWELMTPEKTAPSAELAAAIDATFGSFEEFQAAFTAAATTRFGSGWAWLVVNKEGKLEVTSTANQDTPISEGKKPILGLDVWEHAYYVKYRNVRPDYIKAFFSVINWNKVDELYAAAK, from the coding sequence ATGGCTATTATCTTACCAGATCTTCCATATGCATACGACGCTTTGGAACCATACATCGATGCGGAAACAATGCACTTGCACCATGACAAACACCATCAAACTTATGTCAACAATGCCAATGCAGCTCTTGAAAAACATCCTGAAATCGGTGAAGACCTTGAAGCCTTGCTTGCTGATGTAGAATCTATCCCAGCTGATATCCGTCAAGCACTTATCAACAATGGTGGTGGACACTTGAACCACGCTCTTTTCTGGGAATTGATGACTCCTGAGAAAACAGCTCCTTCAGCAGAACTTGCAGCAGCAATCGATGCAACATTTGGTTCATTTGAAGAATTCCAAGCAGCCTTCACTGCAGCAGCAACAACTCGTTTCGGTTCTGGATGGGCATGGTTGGTTGTCAACAAAGAAGGTAAACTTGAAGTGACTTCAACAGCAAACCAAGACACACCAATCTCAGAAGGTAAAAAACCAATCTTGGGCTTGGACGTTTGGGAACATGCTTACTACGTGAAATATCGCAACGTGCGTCCTGACTACATCAAAGCTTTCTTCTCAGTGATTAACTGGAACAAAGTAGATGAATTGTACGCAGCAGCTAAATAA
- a CDS encoding YutD family protein, whose product MRKEIAPELYNYNKFPGPEFHLHGDKVETEGIAFSLVENIKEAFDVTTFNQRFSEVLTKFDYIVGDWSNEQLRLRGFYKDERTEEKLEKISRLQDYLLEYCSYGCAYFVLENEAPKRASFDKKMRKKEEEQPSRKGKKPAQTKRKPNADKKNRRRQKDQHSQKEDKGQRHFVIRQK is encoded by the coding sequence ATGCGAAAAGAAATTGCACCTGAATTATACAACTATAACAAGTTTCCTGGCCCTGAGTTTCATTTACACGGGGACAAGGTTGAAACGGAAGGGATAGCTTTTTCCTTGGTGGAAAATATCAAGGAAGCCTTTGATGTGACGACTTTTAATCAGCGTTTTTCAGAAGTCTTAACCAAGTTTGATTATATCGTGGGAGACTGGAGCAACGAACAGCTTCGCCTACGAGGTTTTTATAAGGATGAACGAACAGAAGAAAAACTTGAAAAAATCAGTCGTTTACAAGACTATCTTTTAGAGTATTGTAGTTATGGTTGTGCCTATTTTGTCTTAGAAAATGAAGCCCCTAAGCGAGCATCATTTGACAAGAAAATGCGTAAGAAGGAAGAAGAACAGCCTTCTAGAAAAGGAAAAAAACCGGCTCAAACAAAACGAAAACCGAATGCAGATAAGAAAAATAGACGTCGTCAGAAAGACCAGCATTCTCAGAAAGAGGACAAGGGGCAACGTCATTTTGTCATTCGTCAGAAGTGA
- the rlmN gene encoding 23S rRNA (adenine(2503)-C(2))-methyltransferase RlmN produces the protein MKPSIYSLTRQTMQEWVLEQGEKKFRADQIWEWLYRKRVQSFEEMTNLSKDLIAKLNDQFVVNPLKQRIVQESADGTVKYLFELPDGMLIETVLMRQHYGLSVCVTTQVGCNIGCTFCASGLIKKQRDLNNGEIVAQIMLVQKYFDERGQDERVSHIVVMGIGEPFDNYNNVLNFVRTINDDKGMAIGARHITVSTSGLAHKIRDFANEGVQVNLAVSLHAPNNELRSSIMKINRAFPIEKLFAAIEYYIETTNRRVTFEYIMLNEVNDGVEQALELAELLKNIKKLSYVNLIPYNPVSEHDQYSRSPKERVLAFYDTLKKKGVNCVVRQEHGTDIDAACGQLRSNTMKRDRQKAVAAVNP, from the coding sequence ATGAAACCGTCAATTTATAGTTTAACACGTCAAACCATGCAGGAATGGGTTTTGGAGCAAGGAGAAAAGAAATTCCGTGCAGATCAAATCTGGGAATGGCTCTACCGTAAACGTGTCCAGTCATTTGAAGAGATGACCAACCTTTCCAAGGATTTGATTGCTAAGCTTAATGACCAGTTTGTGGTCAATCCCTTGAAACAACGTATCGTTCAAGAGTCTGCTGATGGGACAGTTAAATATCTTTTTGAATTGCCAGATGGTATGTTAATTGAGACAGTATTGATGAGACAGCACTATGGTTTGTCAGTCTGTGTAACCACTCAGGTCGGCTGTAATATCGGTTGTACCTTCTGTGCCTCTGGTTTGATCAAGAAACAACGTGACCTTAATAACGGTGAAATCGTAGCGCAAATCATGCTGGTTCAGAAATACTTTGATGAGCGTGGTCAGGACGAACGCGTCAGCCATATTGTTGTCATGGGAATTGGTGAACCATTTGATAATTACAATAATGTCTTGAATTTCGTTCGTACTATCAATGATGATAAAGGAATGGCCATCGGTGCTCGTCACATCACGGTTTCAACCTCAGGTTTGGCCCATAAAATTCGTGACTTTGCTAATGAAGGAGTTCAGGTCAATCTTGCAGTTTCCCTTCACGCACCTAACAATGAATTGCGCTCAAGCATCATGAAGATTAACCGTGCCTTTCCGATTGAAAAACTCTTTGCGGCTATTGAGTACTACATTGAGACAACTAATCGTCGTGTGACCTTTGAGTATATCATGCTCAACGAAGTCAATGACGGTGTAGAACAAGCCTTAGAATTGGCTGAATTGCTCAAGAACATCAAGAAATTGTCTTATGTAAACTTGATTCCTTATAACCCAGTTAGTGAGCATGACCAATATAGCCGTAGTCCTAAAGAGCGCGTCCTAGCCTTCTATGATACGCTTAAGAAAAAAGGGGTCAACTGTGTGGTTCGTCAAGAGCACGGTACTGATATTGATGCAGCTTGTGGACAATTGCGTTCTAATACAATGAAACGTGACCGCCAGAAAGCAGTCGCAGCAGTAAATCCATAA
- a CDS encoding VanZ family protein: MTKKRELILRLGVAVYSLCIVCFCFTPQPQLPTGVETPGIQTFGRLVFLLTPLNSLWNLGEVTSLGQVLWIFLQNILNVFLLFPLVFQLIYLFPNLRKTKRVLLFSFLVSLGIECTQLVLDFFFDFNRVFEIDDLWTNTLGGYLAWLLYKQLHKNKIRN; encoded by the coding sequence ATGACTAAAAAAAGAGAATTAATCTTAAGATTGGGAGTGGCTGTTTACAGTCTTTGCATTGTCTGTTTTTGTTTTACTCCCCAGCCTCAACTTCCTACAGGAGTGGAAACTCCAGGTATTCAAACTTTTGGACGCCTGGTTTTTCTTTTAACTCCCTTAAACTCCCTTTGGAATCTGGGTGAAGTGACCAGTTTGGGACAAGTCCTTTGGATCTTTTTGCAGAACATTTTAAATGTCTTCTTGCTTTTTCCTTTGGTTTTTCAACTTATCTATCTCTTTCCAAATTTAAGGAAAACAAAAAGGGTTCTTCTTTTCAGTTTTCTAGTAAGTCTTGGAATCGAGTGTACGCAGTTAGTCTTGGACTTTTTCTTTGATTTCAATCGCGTCTTTGAGATTGATGATTTGTGGACTAATACCTTGGGTGGCTATTTGGCTTGGCTCCTCTATAAACAATTACATAAAAACAAGATAAGGAATTAA